From the Platichthys flesus chromosome 6, fPlaFle2.1, whole genome shotgun sequence genome, one window contains:
- the kif21a gene encoding kinesin-like protein KIF21A isoform X6, with product MATGQDDSTVRVALRIRPQLAREKIEGCHICTYVMPGEPQVILGKDKAFTYDYVFDMDSQQDAIYKACTEKLIDGCFEGYNATVFAYGQTGSGKTYTMGTGFDVNFVEEELGIIPRAVHHLYKGIEERRQAAQEQGRPVPEFKINAQFLELYNEEVLDLFDTVRDMKQKSHIKIHEDATGGIYTVGVTTRTVSSEAEMIQCLKLGALSRTTASTQMNVQSSRSHAIFTIHLCQVRVCASDNQENETDNKVSNGNSELDEYETLTAKFHFVDLAGSERLKRTGATGDRAKEGISINCGLLALGNVISALGDRGKRSAHVPYRDSKLTRLLQDSLGGNSQTVMIACSSPSDRDFMETLNTLKYANRARNIKNKVMVNQDKASQQISALRTEIARLQMELMEYKTGKRMVGEDGVESFSDMFHENSMLQTENGNLRVRVKAMQQTIDAQRGRLTQLLSDQANQALAKAGEGGTEEIGKMIQSYIKEIEELRAKLLESEAVNENLRKNLSRASSRQSFYGGSSPFSSPMMAPEKETSDIIELAKKDLEKLKRREKKKKKGVNKEEIPDNEQEKGTEKDMSERANEEAEIEVQEGSDHEEGEEEEDEEEEEMDVEESSDDSDSEADEKENFQADLANITCEIAIKQKLIDELENSQRRLHTLKQQYEQKLMMLQCKIKDTQLERDRVLQNMNSVESGTEDKSRKIKVEYEKKLSVMNKELQKLQSAQKEHARLLKNQSQYERQLKKLQMDVAEMKKTKVRLMKQMKEQQEKNRMNEHRRNREIATLKKDQRKQEHQLKLLEAQKRQQELILRRKTEEVTALRRQARPTSGKVIRKVNLQEPVQDSSHRPPSGRLYSSSITGPNGNRFSYRRTVGIYSTRVARNKWQSLERRVCDVIMQRLTISNMEADMNRLLKQREELTKRKEKVIRKRERLVREEPEAEKTLPPLNEEVDALTANIDYINDSIADCQANIMQMEEAKEECDTADVAAVIGSCTLIEARFLLDHFISMAINKGLQAAQKESQVKVMEGRLKQTEITSATQNQLLFHMLKEKAEFNPELDALLGNALQENGDDSSSDESAQSPSAEGTTLSSDLMKLCGETKTRNKARRRTTTQMELLYANSDSAPDAPTADFSSPMLPLTETPEGDMDTSGSSVRDYTALSPGFSSKMGSISGSRTSPGVEKRAPEPSPLSRRKTYDKANAAADRAKVKEIKQMDRCHHLCSSHIVHAVSFPGSESSKGVINPVPSTKSSRSATLQCVHVAEGHSKAVLCVDCTDDLLFTGSKDRTCKVWNLVTGQEIMSLAGHPNNVVSVRYSSSLVFTVSTSYIKVWDIRDSAKCIRTLTSSGQVNVGDICASNTSRTVTIPAGENQINQIALNPNGTVLYTAAGNSVRVWDLRRFASTGKLTGHLGPVMCLTVDQSGSNQDLVITGSKDHYIKLFDVTEGSLGSISPTHNFEPPHYDGIESLVVQGDILFSGSRDNGIKKWDLDRKDLLQQVPNAHRDWVCALGVVPGSPALLSGCRGGVLKLWHTDTLGTLGELKGHESPINGISTNSSHLFTASDDRTVKIWRASGGLDSTSEVVDNVDEVASN from the exons GATTCGTCCGCAGCTGGCCAGAGAGAAGATCGAGGGATGTCACATATGTACGTATGTGATGCCCGGGGAGCCTCAGGTGATCCTGGGGAAGGATAAGGCCTTCACCTACGACTATGTGTTCGACATGGACTCCCAGCAGGACGCCATCTACAAAGCATGCACAGAGAAGCTCATCGATGGCTGCTTCGAAGGCTACAATGCCACCGTCTTCGCATATGGACAG ACGGGTTCAGGGAAGACCTACACCATGGGGACGGGATTTGATGTCAACTTTGTTGAGGAGGAGCTGGGCATCATCCCCCGCGCCGTCCACCACCTATACAAAGGCATCGAGGAACGCCGCCAAGCTGCCCAGGAGCAGGGACGCCCTGTACCAGAGTTCAAGATCAACGCCCAGTTTCTCGAG CTTTATAATGAGGAAGTTCTGGACCTGTTTGACACAGTGCGAGACATGAAGCAGAAATCTCACATCAAGATTCACGAAGACGCCACCGGAGGAATCTACACCGTAGGAGTGACCACACGCACCGTGTCCTCCGAGGCTGAG ATGATCCAGTGTCTGAAGCTGGGTGCTCTGTCTCGCACCACAGCCAGCACTCAGATGAATGTCCAGAGCTCCCGTTCTCACGCCATCTTCACCATCCACCTGTGCCAAGTCCGCGTTTGTGCCTCTGACAAT CAAGAAAATGAGACTGATAACAAAGTCTCCAACGGAAACTCTGAGCTGGACGAGTACGAGACGCTGACGGCCAAGTTTCACTTTGTGGACCTGGCAGGTTCCGAGAGGCTGAAGAGAACTGGAGCAACCGGCGATCGAGCCAAAGAGGGCATCTCCATCAACTGTGGACTG CTCGCTCTGGGGAATGTAATCAGTGCTTTGGGCGACCGGGGCAAGCGGTCCGCACACGTGCCTTACAGGGACTCCAAACTCACCCGGCTCCTACAGGACTCGTTAGGAGGAAACAG CCAAACAGTGATGATCGCGTGCAGCAGCCCATCTGACCGAGACTTCATGGAGACGCTGAACACATTGAAATATGCCAACCGAGCCCGGAACATCAAGAACAAGGTCATGGTGAACCAGGACAAAGCCAGCCAGCAGATCAGCGCTCTGAGGACAGAAATAGCTCGACTGCAGATGGAGCTGATGGAGTACAAGACG gGTAAACGCATGGTGGGTGAGGATGGTGTGGAGAGCTTCAGCGATATGTTCCACGAGAATTCTATGCTGCAGACAGAGAACGGCAACCtgagggtgagggtgaaggCCATGCAGCAGACCATTGATGCTCAGAGGGGGCGGCTCACccagctgctcagtgaccaGGCCAACCAGGCCCTCGCCAAGGCGG GtgaaggaggaacagaggaaatTGGAAAGATGATTCAGAGTTACATCAAAGAGATTGAAGAACTAAG AGCCAAACTCCTGGAGAGTGAAGCCGTCAATGAGAATCTGAGGAAGAATCTGTCTCGTGCCTCCAGCCGTCAGTCGTTCTACGGCGGGTCCAGCCCTTTCTCCTCCCCGATGATGGCTCCTGAGAAGGAGACGTCTGACATCATCGAACTGGCCAAGAAAGACCTGGAGAAACTGAagagacgggagaaaaagaaaaagaaagg TGTCAACAAGGAGGAAATTCCTGACAACGAGCAAGAAAAGGGAACGGAGAAAGACATGTCAGAGCGAGCCAACGAGGAAGCAGAAATC GAGGTCCAGGAGGGCAGCGACcatgaagaaggagaggaggaagaggatgaggaagaggaggagatggatgtgGAGGAGAGCTCTGATGATTCTGACTCTGAGGCCGACGAAAAAG AGAACTTCCAAGCAGATCTGGCCAACATCACCTGTGAGATCGCCATCAAGCAGAAGCTGATCGACGAGCTGGAGAACAGCCAGCGGCGTCTTCACACGCTCAAGCAGCAGTACGAGCAAAAGCTGATGATGCTGCAGTGCAAGATCAAGGACACGCAGCTGGAGAGGGACCGTGTCCTCCAAAACATGA ATTCTGTAGAGAGCGGCACGGAAGACAAGTCTCGTAAAATTAAGGTTGAATATGAGAAGAAGCTGAGCGTTATGAATAAGGAACTCCAGAAGCTCCAGTCTGCTCAGAAAGAACACGCCCGCCTGCTGAAGAACCAATCACAGTACGAGAGGCAGCTGAAGAAGCTTCAGATGGATGTGGCGGAAATGAAGAAGACAAAG GTCCGTCTCATGAAGCagatgaaggagcagcaggagaaaaatAGGATGAATGAACATCGTAGAAACCGAGAAATTGCCACCTTGAAAAAAGACCAACGCAAGCAAGAG cATCAACTGAAGTTACTGGAGGCTCagaagaggcagcaggagcTCATTCTGAGGAGAAAGACTGAGGAG GTGACTGCTCTGAGGAGGCAGGCCAGGCCCACCTCTGGTAAGGTCATCAGGAAAGTCAATCTCCAAGAACCAGTCCAGGACTCCTCCCACAGACCCCCATCTGGACGCTTGTACTCCTCCAGCATCACTGGTCCCAATGGAAACCG TTTTTCCTACAGGCGTACAGTCGGTATTTACTCCACCAGAGTGGCTCGTAATAAATGGCAGTCCCTGGAGCGGCGagtctgtgatgtcatcatgcaAAGGTTGACCATCTCCAACATGGAGGCTGACATGAACCGCCTCCTAAAG CAAAGGGAGGAGCTGACCAAACGTAAGGAGAAGGTCatcaggaagagggagaggttGGTGAGGGAGGAGCCAGAGGCAGAGAAGACACTGCCCCCCCTCAATGAAGAAGTGGACGCCCTGACAGCCAACATCGACTACATCAATGACAGCATCGCAGACTGTCAGGCCAACATTATGCAGATGGAGGAAGCCAAG GAGGAATGTGACACAGCGGATGTcgctgctgtgattggctcttgtACCCTTATAGAGGCTCGTTTCCTTCTAGATCACTTCATCTCAATGGCCATAAATAAG GGTCTGCAGGCGGCTCAGAAGGAGTCCCAGGTGAAGGTGATGGAGGGCAGGCTGAAGCAGACGGAGATCACCAGCGCTACACAGAACCAGCTGCTCTTCCACATGCTGAAGGAGAAAGCAGAGTTCAACCCAGAGTTGGACGCCCTGCTGGGGAACGCCCTGCAAG AAAATGGGGATGATAGCAGCAGTGATGAGTCTGCACAGAGCCCTTCAGCAGAGGGAAC TACTTTATCATCAGACCTCATGAAACTGTGTGGCGAGACCAAAACCAGGAACAAG GCTCGTAGGAGGACCACTACTCAGATGGAGTTACTGTACGCAAACTCCGACTCTGCCCCCGATGCACCCACTGCCGACTTCTCCAGTCCGATGCTACCGTTAACTGAGACACCAGAAGGGGACATGGACACGTCAGGCTCATCAGTCAGGGACTACACTGCTCTCTCCCCTGGCTTTTCCTCTAAAATGGGCAGCAT TTCTGGCTCCAGAACTTCGCCAGGGGTGGAAAAACGAGCTCCGGAGCCTTCGCCGCTCTCTCGCAGGAAGACCTATGACAAGGCGAATGCAGCAGCCGACAGGGCAAAGGTCAAGGAGATCAAACA GATGGATCGATGCCACCACCTGTGCTCCAGCCACATTGTCCATGCTGTTTCATTTCCTGGCTCCGAATCATCCaa GGGAGTCATTAACCCGGTGCCGTCCACTAAGAGTAGCCGGTCAGCCACGTTGCAGTGTGTCCATGTGGCGGAGGGACACAGTAAAGCTGTTCTCTGTGTCGACTGCACTGATGACCTTCTCTTCACTGGATCCAAAG ACCGGACATGTAAGGTGTGGAACCTGGTGACAGGTCAGGAGATAATGTCCCTGGCCGGTCACCCCAACAACGTGGTGTCGGTCCGGTACAGCTCCAGTTTGGTCTTCACCGTCTCAACTTCCTACATCAAAGTCTGGGACATCCGCGACTCGGCCAAGTGCATTCGTACGCTGAC GTCGTCTGGTCAGGTTAATGTTGGGGACATCTGCGCGTCTAACACCAGCAGAACTGTCACCATCCCAGCAGGAGAGAACCAGATCAACCAGATCGCCCTCAACCCCAACGGGACTGTTCTGTACACCGCTGCCGGAAACTCTGTCAGAGTCTGGGATCTGAGAAG ATTTGCTTCCACTGGGAAACTTACTGGTCACCTCGGCCCAGTGATGTGTCTGACTGTGGATCAGTCTGGAAGTAACCAAGACCTGGTGATCACCGGCTCCAAAGATCATTACATTAAG CTGTTCGATGTGACGGAGGGCTCTCTGGGGAGCATTAGCCCTACACACAACTTTGAACCACCACATTACGATGGAATCGAGTCACTGGTGGTGCAGGGGGACATTCTCTTCAGCGGCTCCAGAGACAATGGCATCAAGAAATGGGACCTGGACCGCAAAGACCTGCTGCAG CAAGTCCCCAATGCTCATCGGGATTGGGTCTGTGCACTGGGTGTCGTCCCCGGCTCCCCGGCCCTGCTCAGCGGCTGCAGAGGGGGGGTGCTCAAGCTgtggcacacagacacactaggGACCCTGGGGGAGCTCAAGGGTCACGAAAGTCCCATTAACGGCATCTCTACCAACAGCAGCCACCTGTTCACTGCCTCAGA TGACCGGACTGTGAAGATCTGGCGTGCAAGCGGTGGACTGGACAGCACCTCAGAGGTGGTTGACAATGTGGACGAGGTGGCAAGCAACTGA